A window of Rhododendron vialii isolate Sample 1 chromosome 11a, ASM3025357v1 genomic DNA:
CTATGTAGATGTCATTTTGTTTTCCTGGAATACTGGTCTTCTGTAAATCAGAGCGTAGGATTGACTTTTGGTATGTGCCTCGAAGACAAGATATGAACTAGGTTGTTTCTATTTTGCATTTTGGAGATGTGTGAACCCTTACTTAGCCACTGAGTTAAGGAAAAGAGGGCTCTGTGTTCCTTTGTTCTAGCTACTTCGTCGGTATATGCTGCTGAATTGAGTTGGAGTCCGTGCCCATGGACGTTGCCTTCCTAAACGTATAAATTATAGCCCAAAAATTGAGTAGCTGAATTGCAGGGTTCTTCTGTTGGATGCCAGTTTTAGGCTATCCAAATGGGGATAAGAAGGTTTTATCAATTTGTTAAGCCTCTAGTCATActgaaacaagaacaaaatttttGTCTACACTGTCTTACCCAGAAGAGACTGAAGTAAGAATTAGCAAGCTACATCACTAATCCACAAATAAGATTGGGAAATCTTTGTGTTAGATTTCAAGAAACTGAATAGTCTTTACATGCTCATCATCTTAGCTAGATTGTGAACCAAAAGTATGAAACAAAAAACATCAAAGATATATAGTGAAACTAACAAAAAACATGATATTCAGCTATAACTAAGACTCTCTTTTCCCATGCATGGAAATCATTTGTAGAAGATATCCTGTAATAAGTTCTAGCAGTTATCAGCTTCACGTTGAAGTATTTGTGCTGCTTTTGGGCGTTTGGTAACCAGGTAGGGTACAAACACGTATGCTCTGGATCTTTCCATGAGACATAAATAGCATCCAATAAAACTTCACAAATTCGGaggttttttttgtcaaatgaaaACCGTCTCTGCCTCATGTACACTTGATCTGTCAAGGATCATTTATTTGTTGATCTTTGTTTGGTGAAGAAATGTAGAAGTCATTTACTCATTGCCATGTGATTAAAAATGGACATGTGCACACATCAAACATTTGTTTAACAGCTACTTGTGCTCCAACATCCCTCCCTTAATTGGAATTGGTAGACTGATatatttctagtttttttttttttttttttacggataTATTTTTAGTTGACAAAATCACGGTGTTTGACAACCCAAAAGATCCACGTACATCACACTACTTTGGTTGTAGTTCACCTCCACATTAGAATATTTAGGAGAAAACTATTTCGGCCAAATTGACATTCATACTTCTATATGATGACTAAAGTAAACAAGGATGAGTTTCATCTAATTCTCCACTATAACTGTAGAGTAGTGGTTTTAAGATTGAAGTTAAATAATCTTCTTTGGTATTTGATTCTTCTTGTTATTAACTAATTTGGATCCAGTAGGAATCCCAGAGATATCATTATTGAATTAAATATGCATGTCATCACAATGAGAGGGACATCCAATAGGATTATTTTATCTATGTACAGACAATGCATTTAAATTGTGTAACGTTGACTTAATAATATGCTGATACATTCCGTGGCAGTACCCCATCTTGTGCTAATTTAGCAAATTCTGGAACCACAATCTACTGCCACTTTTGGTGGTTTCAGCCTTGTCTGCAGCACTCTTAAGAGCTTTGCTTTAGCGGCTATGATATGGGATCAGTCACTTGAGTTAGACTCATCCACAATTCACCCGAAAAATAGTTTTAGATCAAATTGGTAGGTGAAAGCTAAACTTCGTACATTTCGAAACTCGTTCATTGTTTTTCAGAACTCAATCTTAAAGTCAGCTCGATAAACTGGTATGCAAATGCTTGGAAGTACATGTTCTAATGAAGTATTTTTTCCGTTTTTGGGTACTCTGCCGTTTTTGTTGAAATGAATTGGAAGCAATGTTCTTGCTGGTAATGGGAAGTTTTGTTTCGTGTCCTGCTGAAGAATTTTATATGTGTTACCCAATCTTATTACGTGCTTTGTATTTGGGTATTCATCTAATGTTTTATTTTAGCACATGTAAAAAATTCGCAGTCAATTTCAAATATTCTTGATCAAGAAGCTAATTAGTCTCCTTCTTTtagccttttctttctttctttctttctatttgtGAATATAAAGGTTGTCATTTTCATAAATAACGGGGACCCAAGAAACCGAGTCATTAATTGACAATGACCTCATCCGAGTGTGAAACCATTTTCTGATTTACCAAATAGCCTAGCTTCTCCAGCAATACATAGAAAAAGTGTGATAGGTTCAGAAAATGATATATGCAGTTGAAATACTCCATAAAAGAATGctttcaaacaaaagaaaagaagatgaaaatgaaaatgaggaACTGGCACGGTCCTATTCTTGGTCCTCAGCTACCACAAGGAGTTGTTGGATCAGGACAGGGACCCATCCCGTAATTAAACATCCTCAAGGAagttaaatatatattttctttcaatAACTAAAATTGTAACAACTCGTATTGTCACCTGACTTACTTAACTCTTAATTAACCTAAGCAAgtaactcaaaaaattaatcttaAGTTAATAGTAGCTGGTGGGCATTTACCTTACATTTATTACAATTCTCCTTCAACTCCCCAATGTGGGATCATATTGCCCATTATGGGCCCTTACAAAAACCATTGTTACTAATTAAAACAATCCCTCATTTTCTTATTTCATAGACGTGCTTCTGCTTTATCATATTTTATACCTGTGAGGTACAGCAGATTGTGACTTCACCTAAAAATCATGCTCTACGATGAGTAATATGGAATTAAAAGGTACTCCATCAATTATCACATGTCTTCTAGTTGAAGTAAACTTTGCACCACCATTAATTGTTGGATCATACATGCATGATGCCTTTAGATTCGATACCTGCACAAACTCTGGCGGGCCCTGGCGTCGAGGAATCATTCAATCGTCTTGGAACACCACCACCACGTGGTGAATTAAGGTTTTGGATATCACGTAGTGGTGTTTCAAGACCAAATAATTCTTCACTGGCAGCAGCTCAgctgcaaaaaaataattattccAAGAACCAAAAGCTCAGTAGGGCCTGCTCAACAGTAATAATCATTTTTAATCAAACCATTAAACTCAAAACTTTCTTCTGATCATTTTGTGTCCATTTGTTAACGTCTGTTTTTTTCCCAGTATGCAACATACGTGGGGGGCGCTGGTTTTGAGGACGCGTCACTTGTGCATTATTGGGAAGATTAATAAACAAAATCCACGACTTCTTTTATTATAATTTTGATTAGCATTTCGTTATGCCCACTAAACTTTGATAAAGATCACTTAATTCGCTGCATGTGAAAAAAGTAGTTCTATAATTTCaagtacccaaaaaatatattctaaAAAGATAAATCAACGGTACAAATTCAATTCAAAGTAAACAAAATGGTAAGAATCTTTTTTCGAAATCACTGAACAAAATGGTAAGAATCTTTTTAATCATAGACTAACCCAAAGAACTCAAGCCCTCATATGAATACTGATGACGTTTGCAATTGGATTAAACTAAGAGGAAAAGGGTGGTTGAGAGAAAATGAAAGGGGCAAAATGAAATCCACAGTAGCTCCATTActtttatattatattattttaccaACCAATTTACGTATACTTGACTAATTCTAAAACCATAGAAAGACCAAACTAATTTGGTTGACGGTGGGAATCGAACTCACAAGTGTTAAGTTACCCGTAGTCCAAAAATCTTAATTTGTTAATAAATGGACCCaataatgtatatcaagctatcttaAATACTCTCTCTCACGTACGATCATGTTTTACACATGCAGattcaaattttcattgacAGAATGAAACAGAATGCGAAGGGAAGAAGAATAATGTAACCGAAGAACAAATGCAATGCAACTGGAGAACAAATGTAGACGGACAGACTTGAATCAAGACCTCCTGCAACGAATGTAGACGGTTCCAAGGGACTCCTCTCAAGATGTCATATAACAGACTTGAACAAATGTAGACGGACAGACTTGAACAAATGTAGACAGTCCCAAGGGATTCCTCTCAACATGCCTATGTAAAGATTACTGCTCCACCTCACAAAGGTACAGAAGGCAACGATACGAAACTCATACTCAGTCCATTCTCTTCATATCTCGACTGACTTACGCATCGGAGGGGCGATGACAACAGCCACGCCGGTGCCCATAGTTTACCgtgtctgttttgcaggtcgTTAATCGAGCACGCCAGAGGCCGTTTCATCCGCTGGAGGACTAGGTGGGCGGTTGAGGATCCCCTCCTCCGGAGGTGACCAAAAACCGCTTCATCACTCGTGAAGCTTTCAAGTTTAATCTCTCTTTTGATGATTACGCGATTCAAGCTCTCGACAAAACTCAAAGAAATGATAAAGCTGTTCGATTCGACAACAAGTTCTGATAGTCGTTCGATTAGATCATACTAGAAGATTGAATCAAAGATTCACAAATCGAAACGGTGTATAACTACAGAGAATTGTAACGATTTCTTTTGATTTGACAAGAAATAAGGGGGTCTTccatttttgtgaaaaagtaagtttttgaaaaaaaagacaatttcaagctcaaaatgtgtttacgcaaataatttttctatcaatttagatcttgtttgatggaTCTCATTatgatcttttaaacgatgcaaaaaaaatttgaaaaaatatttttcattttcattattttgagtttcaaattactttcttttttcaaaaaaaaaaaattttaaaaagtgaaaCACCACCTAAGTCCTCACTTGCCGTCATACCCGACCCTACGCGACTTATTTCATCCCATGTTCTCTCTTTTCTCCGCCATGTAATGTATGTGGAGCTTCAGAATCAGAAACGCGTTCTGTTTTCACTGCCTTGTCACACAATCTCAACTCTCACTACAGTTGACTTTAACATGGACACAGAGTACACAGGGGCAGTAAACAAccaaggaaagaaagaaagaattgtCAAGGGAGGGAGACATCCAATGGTCTTTTCTTGGTGGGTCCTACCTTGGAGGAGCGAGGGATTCTTCCCCAATTGAACCCCCTTTCTGCCGTAGCCTGAAAAACAATACTCCTAATAAAACCAGCTTTccagaaacaaaattttgattgCCAACCGACAATATCACAACCGAGGGTATAAAAAGATCTCTGTCTTTCTCAAATTTGAGAGAACAGCCAGCTAGGTTAAATTCGCGTGGATGGGGTTTTAAGATGgcaacaaaccaaaccaacatACCCTTCACCATCATCTTTGTATAGTCGCTGAggagacagttctcatagaatctTCACATAAAGAAAGTGAGtcactttcttcttccttttcctctttctttttcttcaattttattaaggtaatttcttttcattttggttCTTCACAGGATTGGGTTTTCTGGGTTTGGTTTATCAGTGGTGTTTTGGGTTTGAAGAACTAGGGTCAATGTTTTAAAGCGAATTTTGTAGACCTTATTGTCTGGAAATGAGCAAACTGATAGCTCGTTGAGTAcctcaacccttggatcaaaaggTTGGGTTGTCCTCCAGTAGCACTTCCAATCAAACTATTGTAGCTCCTAATCAACCTATAACTCATCACCCTTCTctagaaaattgtgttcggttTCTTTTCTCTGAAATAGATTTCTGATCGCAGCTTCTAAGGATATTTTCTGTTGATGATGTTTGTGCAACTCGGACTGGTTGGGTTTCTTAACACTGGGGGCGGGGAAGAATTTCTTCTTGAAAATTCCTATTTCTGTTTTTCCTATTCACTtatcttttgtgtttttttgtcctGACCTTTTGCATTTCTAGTTTACTTTTTGGAGATGGAGACTTGAAGATTATAACACAATGGAAGATGCAGCCTTTACGCCTAGTACAATGTTGGAAACATTTTCAGACACTATGGATTTTGATCTTATGGATGATCTCCTACTTGATGGATACTGGTTAGAGACCACTGAGGAATCGAACTTATGGCAGTCTGTTCCGTCTACTTCTGGAACTTTAAGCTTCTCTTCCTTTTGCATACCTACTTCAAACACTAACACGGACCATTTAAATCCAAACCCACATGAGAAAAGCCATCAAAAAGGATTAGAAATATTTGATTTTGGTAGTAACCCACCTATGGTTTACGCCCAAATGGATGAACCTGTTGGAAGCCAAACTCAGAATCAGGCTGCAGCATCTTCAAGTCAATCAGGAAATTTTCTGCTTGAGAGCACCGAAACAAACCGAAGAGTTTGGATTCCACCAAGTGAAGTTCCAAGTCCAAGTTCCTCTGTGAAGAAGAGATTAATGCAGGCGATAGAGTTCCTAAGAGAATCCACAAGTGAAAGAGATGTCCTTATTCAGATATGGGTACCCATAAAGAGAGGAGGGAAACATGTCCTAACCACTAATGACCAACCGTATTCACTAAGTTCCAACTGCAAGAATCTTGCGGATTACAGAGACGTTTCAAGGAGCTATCAGTTTGCTGCTGAGGAGAATTCGAATGACTTTGTTGGGTTGCCAAGCCGCGTTTTCTTGAAGAAATTGCCGGAGTGGACTCCTGATGTTCGGTTCTTTAAGAGAGAGGAGTACCCGCGTGTTAATTATGCTCAGCAGTTCAATGTTAGTGGGACTCTTGCATTTCCTGTTTTTGAACGAGGCAGTGGGACCTGCTTGGGTGTGGTCGAGATTGTGACGACTACTCAGAAAGTCAAGTATCGCCCTGAACTTGAAAATGTCTGCAAAGCTCTTGAGGTACTATTTTCTTGTCTATAGCTAATGGTTCTATCGCGTTCAGAATTTTTCTCCTGTTTAAATTCTAGAAGGCTTAAACAACTAGTATTTGGTTGAAGATAAAGCTTATGCAAAGATAATCTGGATAACGGTGgctttctgttatttttttaaataatcccCTCAGCTTTCAACAGAGTGTTCTTTGTTCTATAATGGTCAATGCATAAGAGACAATTTTGAAAGTTCAGATGGCCCTAAAATTTCCAACATCCCTGTAAATTGTCAGCAACAGAACTTTGGTCCAACGACCTACATAATTTATCTTCAAAAGTGTTTAATGTATTTTTGCACGCCCTCATTTATCATTTTTGGTCTAGAAATGACCTTTTGAAAACTCTGGGAGGTTTCCCTTGTGATtctgtatctctcttgagtCTTGAGTGAAGTAGTTTGGTTTATTTACACTTCAACAAAAAGAAGAGCAAAGAAACAAGATGCATTACTGCTTTAGCTTCATTTATCTCTTGTATCCCTTACAACCAAATGCAATCTAAAATCTTTGCGCAACACGGAGTTTTGCATCCTGAAGATCCTATCATTGAAAGAAGGCACTTTGCAGAACGATCTAGAAAACTATTGATACAGTGTACTAGCAACTGTATTCGTTATCTTGTCATGTCTGAAtaagtattttcttctttcagGCTGTTGATTTAAGGAGTTCTGAGATATCTGGTCCTCCCACTGTAAAGGTAGGTTAATATCATCTCAAAAAAACAACTGATTGACTTCTATCATTCAAAATCTGAAACCCTTCTAACATCAGAGGAATGCTACTCTATCAGGCCTGTGATGATTCTTACAAAGCTGCCCTGACAGAGATTCAAGAGGTTTTGAAATCCGCCTGTGACACACATGGACTACCTTTAGCTCAGATGTGGGCCCCCTGCATTCGACAAGGTAAATCAGGGTGCAGACACTCCAGTGAAAACTATGCCCGTTGTGTTTCAACCATCGATTCTGCTTGCTATGTGCGCAATCCAAAAGTTTTGGGCTTTCACGAGGCGTGCTCTGAGCACCACCTTCTTAGAGGGGAAGGCATTGTTGGGAAAGCATTTTTGACGAACCAATCATGTTTTGCCACTGACATCACAGCTCTTAGCAGGATCGAATATCCCCTATCTCACCATGCCAAGTTGTTTGAATTGTGTGCAGCTGTAGCAATTTACCTTCGAAGTATCCATAGTGGATCAGATGATTTTGTATTGGAGTTCTTTCTGCCATCTGAGTGTCGCGATCCTGAAGAACAATGGCATATGCTGAGCTCATTGTCCTCTGCGGTGCAAAAAGTTTGCCGAAGTTTATGTGTTGTCACGGACCATGAGTTAGCGGAAGAAATGGGATTCGCAGATAAAGTAAATGTTTTCCCTTCAGGCAGGAGACTtgatgaagaagatgatcgGAAATTGGCATCTCCTGTTTCTAAAGAACCTTCTCAAGAAGAGTTGCCATTGATTTCCAATGTGATGGAGACTAAGCGGATTGGGAAAGAAGCTTCTGGTTTGTTGCAACCAGAAGAAGAGTTCAAGGACACAAGCGATAATGACCGAAAAGAGTTATATCATGGCAAAATGTTTCCAGAGAATAAGCAAATTCATCAAGATTCTGGAACCAAAGGAAGTGCTGTGAGTGGTGGAGAATTTTCTTCTGTTGGCAGAAATTCCCTATTAGGTGTCAGAAAAGCTGGTGAAAAGAGACGAACAAAGACTGAGAAATCTATCGGCTTGCAAGTACTTCGGCCATATTTTTCTGGTAGCCTGAAAGATGCTGCAAAGAGTCTTGGCGGTAGGAATGTTATTTGGTAGCCTTTTATTCAAACTATGTCTGTTATGTTCTGATTTTATGTTTACTTTTCATACTCCAACAAAACAGTAGCTTTTCATTGGGCATTTGCAGCTTAACGGAAAGAACACCACACGAAGGTTTCTCAGAAGTTTCTATAGCTGTGAACCATTCCCATTCTGACAATAAGCCTACAAAACTAGTTTAAGAAAGAAATCGAAGTACACCTGTATATTTCACATTCTTTAAATATTATGAACTCAGCCAACAAAGTTGTGGAGAGCTAAAAACTGTACATGAGTTGTCAGGCATGTAGCTACAGGCCTACAGCAATTAGTTGTATAAGTGATTGCAAAATCCTAGTCTCAGATTCAACATGTCTTCCTATATGTATATGTCATCTCTTTAATACCACCACTTTATAATCATTTTACTTTCAATCTTTCCCATGCTTATCTATTGTCAAACTGTGTCTGCCCTGCATCGGTATTTAAACTCTTTTCTCTGGGTCAAAATTTGCTCAGCTGTCTTCTGTTATTCCCAAGTTCAAACCTTGATTAGACCTGTATGTTGCTTACAACAAAACGTacttgtagctcctcggttcttggagatttaggggggccactgttttagtggtattctgagagcagccactttgtgcatatattgccaaaggttaggtctgtctccaatcatcccccgcccatacccccagtGATTGgagactagatgggttatgttatgttgttgttgttgttattttAAGATTTCATGTAATTAAGCAGATTAGTTCCTTATGCAGTGTGCCCCACCACCTTGAAAAGGATATGCAGGCAGCACGGCATCACCCGGTGGCCCTCTCGAAAGATCAAGAAGGTTGGGCACTCATTAAAGAAACTCCAACGTATAATTGATTCCGTGCAGGGTGTCGAGGGTTCTATTCAACTTAGCTCCTTCTATAGCAAATTCCCAGATCTAAGCTCTCCAAATTTAACTGAGACCAACCCAGTCTCCACATCGAAGATCAGTTGTCAGTTGAAGCCGCTGAACACCCAACCAGATGGCAGCAGCTTATTAAGCCCGTTAACCACTAGTTCAAtatctccttcctcttcctgCAGCCACGGCTCTAGTTCAAGTTTTTGCTGTTTCACAGAAGCAAAGCAGCCACCTGTGACTGTCCATGGTTTCGTGGATGATGGAGATGCTTCATTGGAAGAAGAACCCAGTGTAGTGCTAAAAAGAGCACACTTCGATGCAGAAGTACACGACTATGGTCAAGAGGAAACAAAGGCTCTTTTAAAAACTCACAGCCGCCAAGCTTTCAGGGAGCCTCCATTGCCAAACGATAGTAACCGGGTTTTACGAGATGGTGGTAGTGGTTTAAGAGTAAAAGCCACTTTTGGAGAGGAAAAGATCCAGTTCAGCTTCCAACAAAATTGGGGTTTTCGAGATTTGCAGCAACAGATTGTGAGGCGTTTCAATATTGATGAGAACACTAAAGTTAACCTCAAGTATTTGGACGACGACTCTGAATGGGTTCTTTTGACCTGCGATGCTGATCTTGAGGAATGTACCGATTTACACAGGTCGTCTAACAGCTACACAATTAAACTCTCCGTCCATCAGTCTCGTAGTCCAAACCTTAGGAGTTCATTTGGTAGCAGATCTTAGCTTGACGACCTGTTTTTGAGTCGCTTTTATTTGGCGACAACCTGTTTTTGAGTAGCTTTTAATTTGGTAATGACCTTAGCAGGTGTAACAAAGATATACACGTTTCAAAAGTGCAGTTTATTTTGCCCTTATAGAGTTAGTAGCTTGTAAAAAATGGTTGGAATGAGAGGAATTTCTGTCAAAATGGTTGGAATGAGAGGAATTTCTGTCAAAATGGTTGGAATGAGAGGAATTCCTGTCAATGCATTGCACACTAGGAATTTTTTTCAGTGTTTAACAGTAAACTCCACAATATTATTTTTGATCATTGGGTGGGGAGGAGAACTATACTAGTTTTTGAACCTTGGAAATTTGTCCCTCTGATGAAAGACTCGTCTATGAAGCTTTTCAGTGTGAGTAGGTAATGTGAGAAGTACTTTGGATTTTTGAATCCGATATTCGTCATCCAACACTGGTTTTGTCTTCCCTCGATGGGTTCAAAGTTGAACGATCGTTAAAAAGGTTGCTTATGTGGTTACTTAGCTTAATTTTGTTGGGTCTGCATAAAGATGGTGGTGATTCCTGGTAGTGGTACTGAGAACAGATTGACCAGCACACGATTATGTGCAACACGATCACAAATCATTTCACATGTAACACTTGAAAGAGGAGAGCATTTTCTAATAAATGAACAAGATACGCCACAAATTGGCAGCTCAAAATTCCCAGGAAACCCCAGGGCCCAGATAAACCGTATGCATCTCAATCTGCACGCATGTAAGATTGACATGGCGAGCCTTGAAAGGACAATACAACTGAGCCCTAATCTACAGGTTGATAGCCCTAAAGTACAAATTGTCAATACATCTTCAATTCAGTCTGTAACAAAACAAacacaacttcttctttttttgataacaaaaaacaaacacaactaGAACATGAAGATAACATCCGTGTTGGATTTTGTTTTCGCTCGTTCTAGTTGGATGGATATCTTCATGCATCTACAGCATTGTCCTCGCTCCACCAACAATTTCCATCTAACCTGTGAATAGGGCAACATCAGTACATGTGGAATGCACACCAAGACAGTGACAACAGAATAAAGGTGCTTAATGAATAAATGTCTATCCACTACACAACTTGTCCACAAAGATGGATGATGACTCTACAAGAGATGGGAAAGTTACATGAATGACATTTACCATTGTAGCAAAGACAATCTATTGCAACTCTTTAAGTAGCCCCCATGGAGTTAGTGTACCTGAGATTCGTTACCATGGATGTGAATACCAACGGACATAGACTTATTGCTTCCGCAAACATCCTCCTCCTTTCATGTCTTCATGTAATTGATTTACCATCACCGCCATCTTCTCCCATCTTTCTTCACTATTTCCGGCCATATCGGCAAGCTCATGGAAGGCATTGCACGTTTTCTCGAAGCGAAGTGCTTCAGGAGTTTGAGACCGCTTGTCATAACTAATCCGAACCCTTGTGTGCCTCCGTCTAACGGCTTTACTCCATCTCGGTAAAATGTACTTGTTTGGTGCCCGATAAATTGCCCTTTGATGGAGCACCACAATTTGATGCCTGCACAATATTCCCCTATACTCAAACAAACAGCAATCA
This region includes:
- the LOC131307756 gene encoding protein NLP2, producing the protein MEDAAFTPSTMLETFSDTMDFDLMDDLLLDGYWLETTEESNLWQSVPSTSGTLSFSSFCIPTSNTNTDHLNPNPHEKSHQKGLEIFDFGSNPPMVYAQMDEPVGSQTQNQAAASSSQSGNFLLESTETNRRVWIPPSEVPSPSSSVKKRLMQAIEFLRESTSERDVLIQIWVPIKRGGKHVLTTNDQPYSLSSNCKNLADYRDVSRSYQFAAEENSNDFVGLPSRVFLKKLPEWTPDVRFFKREEYPRVNYAQQFNVSGTLAFPVFERGSGTCLGVVEIVTTTQKVKYRPELENVCKALEAVDLRSSEISGPPTVKACDDSYKAALTEIQEVLKSACDTHGLPLAQMWAPCIRQGKSGCRHSSENYARCVSTIDSACYVRNPKVLGFHEACSEHHLLRGEGIVGKAFLTNQSCFATDITALSRIEYPLSHHAKLFELCAAVAIYLRSIHSGSDDFVLEFFLPSECRDPEEQWHMLSSLSSAVQKVCRSLCVVTDHELAEEMGFADKVNVFPSGRRLDEEDDRKLASPVSKEPSQEELPLISNVMETKRIGKEASGLLQPEEEFKDTSDNDRKELYHGKMFPENKQIHQDSGTKGSAVSGGEFSSVGRNSLLGVRKAGEKRRTKTEKSIGLQVLRPYFSGSLKDAAKSLGVCPTTLKRICRQHGITRWPSRKIKKVGHSLKKLQRIIDSVQGVEGSIQLSSFYSKFPDLSSPNLTETNPVSTSKISCQLKPLNTQPDGSSLLSPLTTSSISPSSSCSHGSSSSFCCFTEAKQPPVTVHGFVDDGDASLEEEPSVVLKRAHFDAEVHDYGQEETKALLKTHSRQAFREPPLPNDSNRVLRDGGSGLRVKATFGEEKIQFSFQQNWGFRDLQQQIVRRFNIDENTKVNLKYLDDDSEWVLLTCDADLEECTDLHRSSNSYTIKLSVHQSRSPNLRSSFGSRS